One part of the Pandoraea faecigallinarum genome encodes these proteins:
- the chrA gene encoding chromate efflux transporter, translated as MDPSKKTARRPVPGDNRASHAALDVLRAFFVLGLTSFGGPLAHIGYFHREFVEKRRWVDDAGFVDLVGLCQFLPGPASSQVGFSIGLLRAGWLGGLAAWCGFTLPSVLLLLVFALIAPHLGGTPGAGLVHGLKLVAVAVVAQAVWDMARRLCPDTRRAGIALAAIAVLAVATTVYAQLIVIVLGAIAGYACLRQAPLMPTPASVSSLQFRISRTASAVAFGLFCLLLAGLPVLHHVTGERVIAIFDGFYRAGALVFGGGHVVLPLLQEQTVATGWVPANDFLAGYGAAQAVPGPLFTFASFLGWLSGSPSHPGWGAALATVGIFLPGLLLVVAALPHWQALRLHASTTAMLAGVNAAVVGILASALYAPVWTSAVHSAADFAVAAIAFALLVRWKTPPLAVVALGALAGATVLA; from the coding sequence TTGGACCCTTCGAAAAAAACCGCTCGCCGCCCTGTCCCGGGCGATAACCGCGCCTCGCATGCCGCCCTCGACGTGCTGCGCGCCTTCTTCGTTCTTGGCCTGACGAGCTTTGGCGGACCGCTCGCGCACATCGGGTACTTCCATCGCGAATTCGTCGAGAAGCGCCGGTGGGTGGACGATGCAGGATTCGTCGACCTCGTGGGGTTGTGTCAGTTTCTGCCCGGCCCGGCGAGCAGTCAGGTGGGGTTCTCGATTGGGCTGTTGCGCGCGGGCTGGCTCGGCGGTCTTGCCGCATGGTGCGGCTTCACGCTCCCGTCCGTGCTGCTGCTCCTCGTGTTCGCGCTGATCGCACCGCATCTGGGCGGCACGCCCGGCGCCGGGCTCGTGCACGGTCTGAAACTGGTCGCCGTCGCGGTCGTGGCACAAGCCGTATGGGATATGGCGCGACGACTCTGCCCGGACACCCGCCGCGCAGGCATTGCGTTGGCGGCAATCGCCGTGCTCGCCGTCGCGACGACCGTCTACGCGCAGTTGATCGTGATCGTGCTGGGCGCCATCGCGGGTTACGCATGCCTGCGGCAAGCGCCGCTCATGCCGACGCCCGCGTCCGTCTCCTCCCTGCAATTCCGAATCTCACGTACGGCGAGCGCTGTCGCCTTCGGTCTCTTCTGCCTTCTACTGGCCGGACTTCCGGTGCTGCACCACGTCACCGGCGAACGGGTCATTGCGATTTTCGACGGCTTCTATCGCGCCGGTGCGCTCGTCTTCGGGGGCGGCCACGTCGTGCTGCCATTGCTGCAAGAGCAAACCGTGGCGACGGGATGGGTACCGGCGAACGACTTCCTTGCCGGGTACGGTGCGGCACAGGCGGTGCCGGGGCCCTTGTTCACCTTTGCGTCGTTTCTCGGATGGCTCTCGGGGAGTCCGTCGCACCCCGGGTGGGGAGCGGCGCTCGCAACGGTGGGCATTTTCCTGCCAGGACTGCTGCTCGTGGTCGCCGCGTTGCCGCATTGGCAGGCGCTGCGATTGCACGCGTCCACGACGGCCATGCTGGCGGGCGTCAACGCCGCCGTCGTGGGGATTCTGGCGTCTGCGTTATATGCACCGGTCTGGACGAGCGCCGTGCACAGCGCTGCCGACTTTGCCGTCGCCGCGATCGCGTTTGCGCTGTTGGTCCGCTGGAAAACGCCGCCGCTGGCCGTGGTCGCGTTGGGTGCGCTGGCCGGAGCGACGGTGCTGGCCTGA
- a CDS encoding penicillin acylase family protein, which yields MALTFRSPVSVDVTLGSAGSRRGHPRSRRLSAGVAASLLGLALAAPAAALAVPGVGASNTSTVTAASGASVASGAASPGKVPGRADVTIKRDEFGVPHVYAATTYALFYGYGYAIAQDRLFQMEMARRSTQGTVAEVLGQKFVDFDKSIRGNYWPASIRRQLADLPRRERDILDGYAAGMNAWIAQIRAQPDKRMPKQFIDLGFQPTRWDAFDVAMVFVGTMANRFSDATSEIDNLALVTALRDKYGEQKGMALFNELKWIVNPDAPSTIPAPEGVYPVKVGQASGAPMQPLARYDGPAPTFARLARGSDGGLLGQDAETNAATMLAQFAESGQPGLAGFPTTSNMWIVGRNKARDARAIMLNGPQFGWFAPAYTYGIGLHGAGFDLVGNTPFGYPCILFGHNGKVSWGSTAGFGDDIDIYAEKLDATNPNRYFHNGRWHDMEKRVEIIRVKGAEPVVQEVYRTVHGIVMQRDAKRSVAYAKARAWDGLEVQSLLAWTHQAQAQDWKSWTAQAARHALTINWYYADVSGNIGYVHTGAYPARRPGHDPRLPVPGTGEWDWKGLLPFSTNPKVYNPKQGWIANWNNSPQKGYPASDLFAFVWGGADRVVEIDRRIEAHDRLGVDEMWQILKDTSAVDVNRTHFLPFIERATAGLPATDARRQLAMQLNAWSGLSYDAQHTGHYDTAGPAIMDAWLSAMLRRTLGQVVPAPYDKWFLASGYAAPQDGPTGSLNIGNGSKVLYEALRGDKSGVPQTFDIFGGKRRDEVILAALDDAVAALKDKLGPDMSAWRAPTVALTFRANNFFGVPQANADEAVRTPVYMNRGTENDLIVFGPKGSAAKVAAYDVVAPGQSGFIAPDGTRSAHYADQLEMYTTFGRKPLWHDPADVSRTTKSVERLHIEPLSGAE from the coding sequence ATGGCACTGACTTTTCGCTCGCCTGTTTCGGTTGATGTAACGCTCGGTAGCGCCGGCTCGCGCCGCGGACATCCTCGCAGCCGCCGGCTTTCGGCAGGTGTCGCGGCATCGCTGCTCGGTCTCGCGTTGGCGGCACCGGCCGCGGCCCTGGCCGTTCCCGGTGTTGGGGCATCGAATACATCGACGGTAACAGCTGCATCGGGCGCATCCGTTGCATCGGGTGCTGCGTCCCCCGGCAAGGTCCCCGGGCGTGCCGATGTGACCATCAAGCGTGACGAGTTCGGTGTGCCGCACGTCTACGCGGCCACGACTTACGCGCTGTTCTACGGTTACGGCTACGCCATCGCGCAGGATCGCCTGTTTCAGATGGAGATGGCGCGCCGCAGCACGCAGGGCACCGTGGCGGAAGTGCTTGGCCAGAAGTTCGTCGACTTCGACAAGTCGATTCGCGGCAACTACTGGCCTGCATCGATTCGCCGCCAGCTGGCCGACCTGCCCCGACGCGAGCGGGATATTCTCGACGGTTACGCCGCCGGCATGAACGCCTGGATCGCCCAGATTCGCGCGCAGCCGGACAAGCGCATGCCGAAGCAATTCATCGATCTCGGCTTCCAGCCGACCCGATGGGATGCCTTTGACGTGGCAATGGTGTTCGTTGGCACGATGGCCAATCGCTTCTCCGATGCCACGAGTGAAATCGACAATCTGGCCCTCGTGACAGCGCTCAGGGACAAGTACGGCGAACAGAAGGGCATGGCGCTGTTCAACGAACTGAAGTGGATCGTCAATCCGGATGCACCGTCGACGATCCCCGCACCCGAGGGTGTCTATCCGGTGAAGGTCGGTCAGGCGTCCGGCGCACCGATGCAGCCCCTCGCCCGTTACGACGGCCCGGCGCCCACATTTGCGCGCCTCGCGCGGGGCAGCGACGGTGGGCTGCTCGGTCAGGACGCCGAGACCAACGCCGCGACGATGCTCGCGCAATTCGCCGAGTCGGGGCAGCCCGGTCTCGCCGGTTTCCCGACGACGAGCAATATGTGGATCGTTGGCCGGAACAAGGCGCGCGATGCACGTGCCATCATGCTCAACGGCCCGCAGTTCGGCTGGTTCGCGCCTGCATACACGTACGGTATCGGTCTGCACGGCGCGGGCTTCGATCTCGTTGGCAATACGCCGTTCGGGTATCCCTGCATTCTGTTCGGCCACAACGGCAAGGTCTCGTGGGGGTCGACGGCCGGTTTCGGTGACGACATCGACATCTATGCCGAGAAGCTCGATGCGACCAATCCGAACCGTTATTTCCACAACGGTCGGTGGCACGACATGGAAAAGCGTGTCGAGATCATTCGCGTGAAGGGGGCCGAGCCGGTCGTGCAGGAGGTGTACCGCACCGTGCATGGCATCGTCATGCAGCGCGACGCCAAACGGTCCGTCGCCTACGCGAAGGCGCGCGCATGGGACGGCCTCGAAGTGCAATCGCTGCTCGCGTGGACGCATCAGGCGCAGGCGCAGGACTGGAAGTCATGGACGGCGCAGGCGGCACGCCACGCGTTGACGATCAACTGGTACTACGCCGACGTATCCGGGAATATCGGCTACGTTCATACCGGCGCCTATCCGGCGCGCCGGCCGGGGCACGATCCCCGCCTTCCCGTACCCGGCACGGGCGAGTGGGACTGGAAGGGATTGCTGCCGTTCTCGACCAACCCGAAGGTCTACAACCCGAAGCAGGGCTGGATCGCCAACTGGAACAATTCCCCGCAAAAGGGCTATCCGGCAAGCGATCTGTTCGCGTTCGTGTGGGGCGGAGCGGATCGCGTCGTCGAGATCGACAGGCGAATAGAGGCGCACGACAGGCTTGGCGTCGACGAGATGTGGCAGATTCTCAAGGACACCAGTGCGGTGGACGTCAACCGCACGCACTTCCTGCCGTTCATCGAACGTGCGACGGCCGGGCTGCCCGCGACCGACGCCCGCCGTCAACTCGCCATGCAACTGAACGCGTGGAGCGGGTTGAGTTACGACGCGCAGCATACCGGTCACTACGACACGGCGGGACCGGCCATCATGGACGCCTGGCTGAGCGCGATGCTGCGACGCACGTTGGGCCAGGTGGTGCCCGCGCCGTACGACAAGTGGTTCCTGGCGAGCGGTTATGCCGCTCCCCAGGACGGTCCGACCGGCTCGCTGAATATCGGCAATGGCAGCAAGGTGCTGTACGAAGCCTTGCGGGGCGACAAATCGGGCGTGCCGCAGACCTTCGATATCTTCGGCGGCAAGCGTCGGGACGAGGTGATTCTCGCCGCGCTCGACGACGCGGTGGCGGCGCTGAAAGACAAACTCGGGCCTGACATGTCCGCATGGCGCGCGCCGACCGTTGCGCTGACGTTTCGCGCGAACAACTTCTTCGGCGTGCCGCAGGCCAATGCCGACGAAGCGGTGCGCACGCCGGTCTACATGAACCGGGGAACGGAGAACGATCTGATCGTGTTCGGTCCCAAGGGAAGTGCCGCGAAGGTGGCCGCATACGACGTCGTCGCGCCGGGGCAAAGCGGATTCATCGCACCGGACGGCACTCGATCTGCCCATTACGCCGACCAGTTGGAGATGTACACGACGTTCGGCCGCAAGCCGTTGTGGCATGACCCGGCGGACGTCAGCCGCACGACGAAGTCGGTGGAGCGTCTGCACATCGAACCGCTGTCCGGCGCAGAGTAA
- the epsC gene encoding serine O-acetyltransferase EpsC codes for MAAFDIDDIVSSLHAARLRWRDGQRRLLEPGGRDLPSRERLAEIVVQLKGALFPMRLGPLDLHQQGENYYVGHTLTSALNGLAEQARLEWRYKARHDTGITATLIEERAHSAIQQFATKLPQIRDLLDQDVLAAYQGDPAAGSVDEVLICYPGIHAMIHHRIAHELYRLELPLLARIIAEQAHSETGIDIHPGAQIGAGFFIDHGTGVVIGETAILGQRVRVYQAVTLGAKRFPADDDGNPRKGLARHPIVEDNVVIYAGATILGRVTIGEGSVIGGNVWLTQDVPPFSNITQARSRTEAGSPPVSGCDNDR; via the coding sequence GTGGCAGCATTCGACATCGACGACATCGTTTCTTCATTGCATGCCGCCCGTTTGCGTTGGCGTGACGGCCAGCGCCGCTTGCTCGAACCGGGCGGGCGCGATCTGCCCTCGCGCGAGCGACTGGCCGAGATCGTGGTGCAACTCAAGGGCGCGCTGTTCCCGATGCGCCTCGGCCCGCTCGACCTCCACCAGCAAGGCGAGAATTACTACGTGGGCCATACGCTCACGAGCGCGCTCAACGGGTTGGCAGAACAAGCCCGCCTCGAATGGCGCTACAAGGCGCGCCACGATACTGGCATCACGGCCACCCTGATCGAGGAACGCGCTCATTCGGCGATCCAGCAATTCGCCACCAAGCTGCCGCAAATTCGCGATCTGCTCGATCAGGACGTGCTCGCGGCCTATCAGGGCGATCCAGCCGCGGGCAGTGTCGACGAGGTCCTCATCTGCTATCCCGGCATCCACGCCATGATCCATCACCGGATTGCGCATGAGCTGTATCGTCTCGAACTGCCACTGCTCGCCCGCATCATTGCCGAACAGGCGCATTCCGAGACGGGCATCGACATTCACCCGGGTGCCCAGATCGGCGCGGGGTTCTTCATCGACCACGGAACGGGCGTGGTCATCGGCGAGACCGCCATTCTCGGTCAGCGCGTGCGCGTTTATCAGGCCGTCACGCTCGGCGCGAAGCGCTTTCCGGCCGACGACGACGGCAATCCGCGCAAAGGGCTCGCTCGTCACCCTATCGTCGAAGACAACGTCGTCATCTATGCCGGAGCGACCATTCTCGGCCGCGTCACGATCGGTGAGGGCTCCGTCATCGGCGGTAACGTGTGGCTTACGCAGGACGTGCCGCCGTTCAGCAACATCACGCAGGCCCGTTCGCGTACCGAAGCCGGCTCACCGCCGGTCTCAGGTTGCGACAACGACCGATAG
- a CDS encoding PLP-dependent aminotransferase family protein, with the protein MDHPYLKPGPGDGAPLYFQLYRRYRDAIATGKLGAGDRVPSVRSLASELNLARGTVELAYQMLTSEGYFIARGAAGTFVSPHLEPLGGSALPTAAPAPQPPVHRDSFAAAGVPRPFQLGMPALDAFPRKTWARLAGKSLRAMDPASMSYPEPAGFMPLRHAIATYLGISRGIACTAQQVFVTSGYRAALDLVCRTLIEPGAEGWFEDPGYPYARHFLTSIGMRLAPIPVDEEGLDVNAGVRRAPSARFAVVTPTHQSPMGTTLSLPRRLALLEWASQQQSWIVEDDYDSEFRYHGRPLPALKSLDRDDRVLYTGTFSKVLFPGLRLAYLVVPEAHIDRFAAAADLLGGPGSVPVQTTVAEFMEQGHFARHLRKMRALYAERRRFLVDALAQVFGEELYVQPQAGGIQTLAYLGGAAARQGDVRISDAARTQGLAVHALSRWYADKPLRLGLLMGFTNIADTATAIALSQRLKAAIDSL; encoded by the coding sequence ATGGACCATCCCTATCTGAAGCCCGGTCCCGGCGACGGCGCGCCGCTCTACTTCCAGCTATACCGCCGCTACCGCGACGCAATCGCCACCGGAAAACTCGGGGCGGGCGATCGGGTCCCGTCCGTACGCAGTCTCGCCAGTGAACTGAACCTCGCGCGCGGCACCGTCGAACTGGCTTATCAGATGCTCACGAGCGAAGGTTACTTCATTGCGCGCGGTGCGGCCGGAACGTTCGTGTCGCCGCATCTGGAGCCGCTTGGCGGGAGCGCGCTGCCGACCGCCGCACCCGCGCCTCAGCCCCCCGTCCATCGGGATTCCTTCGCCGCAGCCGGTGTGCCGCGTCCGTTCCAGCTCGGAATGCCGGCGCTGGACGCGTTTCCGCGCAAAACCTGGGCGCGTCTGGCGGGTAAAAGCCTGCGGGCGATGGATCCCGCTTCGATGTCCTATCCGGAACCGGCGGGATTCATGCCGCTGCGCCACGCCATTGCGACGTATCTCGGCATCTCGCGCGGCATCGCCTGCACGGCACAGCAGGTGTTCGTCACGTCAGGTTATCGCGCGGCGCTCGACCTGGTGTGCCGCACGTTGATCGAACCGGGGGCCGAAGGGTGGTTCGAAGACCCGGGATATCCTTATGCGCGACATTTCCTGACGAGCATCGGCATGCGCCTTGCCCCGATTCCCGTCGACGAGGAGGGGCTTGACGTGAATGCCGGCGTCCGGCGCGCCCCCAGTGCCCGCTTCGCCGTGGTAACGCCAACGCACCAGAGTCCGATGGGCACCACCCTGTCGTTACCTCGCCGGCTCGCGCTGCTGGAGTGGGCCAGCCAGCAACAATCGTGGATCGTGGAAGATGACTATGACAGTGAGTTCCGCTACCACGGACGCCCCTTGCCGGCATTGAAAAGTCTCGATCGCGATGACCGTGTGCTCTACACGGGGACGTTCAGCAAAGTGCTGTTTCCGGGGCTTCGGCTGGCGTACCTGGTGGTTCCCGAGGCGCACATCGATCGCTTCGCCGCCGCGGCCGATCTACTGGGCGGGCCGGGCAGTGTGCCTGTACAAACCACGGTCGCCGAGTTCATGGAGCAGGGCCATTTCGCCCGGCATCTGCGCAAGATGCGCGCGCTGTATGCCGAGCGGCGCCGGTTTCTCGTGGACGCCCTCGCGCAAGTGTTCGGCGAGGAGCTATATGTCCAGCCGCAAGCCGGCGGCATTCAGACGCTGGCCTACCTCGGCGGTGCCGCCGCGCGACAAGGCGACGTGCGCATCTCGGACGCCGCTCGCACACAGGGATTGGCCGTGCATGCACTCAGTCGCTGGTACGCCGACAAGCCGCTGCGCTTAGGACTGCTCATGGGATTCACCAACATCGCGGACACGGCGACGGCGATAGCGTTGAGCCAACGGTTGAAGGCGGCCATCGACTCGCTTTAG
- a CDS encoding carboxymuconolactone decarboxylase family protein, whose amino-acid sequence MSTLRLSYWTLSNEAYQGFTATKKALEKSSLGKPLVELVYLRVSQINGCAFCLEMHAKALRAGGMPDHKIDSLAGWRVSSHYSARERAALEWTESVVAIDRTHAPDEDFEPLREHFSDAEIADLTFAIALMSAFNRLAIGMRQ is encoded by the coding sequence ATGAGTACGCTTCGTTTATCTTATTGGACGCTGTCCAACGAGGCCTATCAGGGATTCACTGCGACGAAGAAGGCCTTGGAAAAGAGCAGTCTCGGCAAGCCGCTGGTGGAATTGGTGTATCTGCGCGTGTCGCAGATCAATGGCTGCGCGTTCTGTCTCGAGATGCATGCGAAAGCGCTGCGTGCGGGCGGCATGCCTGATCACAAGATCGACAGTCTGGCCGGCTGGCGCGTGAGTTCGCATTACAGCGCCCGCGAACGCGCGGCCCTGGAGTGGACGGAGTCGGTCGTCGCCATCGATCGCACGCACGCCCCGGACGAAGACTTCGAGCCGCTGCGAGAACATTTCTCCGACGCCGAAATCGCCGACCTCACCTTCGCTATCGCGTTGATGAGCGCATTCAACCGGCTCGCGATTGGGATGCGGCAATAA
- a CDS encoding D-alanine--D-alanine ligase family protein, whose product MQLAIVTGGYGPERAGSILSGRHVHEACISLGIDARVYDAAHLDFREIATAERLFLTTHGWFGEDGKLQGMLDMLRIPYSGSGVAASAAAYFKPFANAIAQNAGLRVPKTHLLDLSTRDAFSSPQLIQECGPVIFVKPASNGCSQGAKILRCVNEIDEWMEVAGNDDFPIFLAAQYIHGKDLSVGIVEIERQPVVLPLLETKHDDQFYSYEVKSGKSPHLHICPAEVSDSVEIEIKNQALAIYQELGCRGFARVDFILSNEKPWFLEVNTIPGLSRNGNLSQMGAAFGWTYEDMIFHLISTIDDSFKYKP is encoded by the coding sequence ATGCAACTGGCTATTGTGACAGGAGGCTACGGCCCCGAGAGAGCAGGCTCAATTCTTTCCGGGAGACATGTGCATGAGGCGTGCATATCTTTAGGAATCGATGCGCGGGTCTACGACGCCGCTCACCTTGACTTCAGGGAAATAGCGACTGCTGAACGGCTATTTCTCACAACACATGGATGGTTTGGTGAAGATGGAAAACTGCAAGGCATGCTCGACATGCTGCGCATTCCGTATTCTGGGTCTGGTGTGGCGGCAAGTGCGGCGGCCTACTTTAAACCATTTGCCAATGCAATCGCACAAAACGCCGGTTTACGAGTACCGAAAACACATCTCCTTGACCTAAGCACCAGAGACGCGTTTAGTTCACCCCAATTAATACAAGAGTGCGGTCCGGTAATTTTCGTAAAACCGGCTTCCAATGGGTGTAGTCAAGGCGCAAAAATTCTTCGTTGTGTTAATGAAATCGACGAATGGATGGAGGTTGCGGGGAACGATGATTTCCCAATTTTTCTCGCCGCCCAATACATCCACGGAAAGGACCTCAGCGTTGGAATTGTCGAAATCGAGCGTCAACCGGTGGTGCTACCACTACTCGAGACAAAACATGATGACCAGTTTTACAGCTACGAAGTGAAAAGTGGAAAGTCACCCCACCTCCACATTTGCCCCGCCGAAGTTAGCGATTCAGTCGAAATAGAAATAAAAAACCAGGCCTTAGCCATTTACCAAGAATTGGGATGCAGAGGATTTGCTCGCGTCGATTTCATTTTATCAAATGAAAAACCATGGTTTCTTGAGGTAAACACCATCCCCGGACTTTCGAGAAATGGAAATCTTTCTCAAATGGGCGCCGCATTTGGCTGGACCTACGAGGATATGATCTTCCATTTAATATCCACGATCGACGATTCATTTAAATACAAGCCGTAA
- a CDS encoding MFS transporter translates to MKNLNSIFPTAISSFLTEGLYRTSIPIAATSLSEDASSVGISIAISKFPWIFVSIIAGFAIDRYSPFSVIRAGALIRFFGLLILSIFLLLGELTFSRFLIISFFMSTCDVAIELSTQASIPASYSSSEIPRANAKIYQTQMLFSQLLAPTIAGILLASGLNLFYISVTIIQLFVIFFAYRCPPRNLQNFPSRSMDGKRFSNSSRDPTLRGMFVVSALMMASYGVWSSSFALYALKINDGLEANTMEYGIMMAFIAIGALIGSELISRHRLHARGFILICLSSICIFLLPISCIFSKNKILIIIMIFIYGISLSAWNIVAVSYRQKFIPHHIFGRINGVYRTVSWGFMPIGALVGAGIVEKFDYQAAFGISALISIFQIFALPLMKNIQRQYQ, encoded by the coding sequence ATGAAGAATCTCAACTCGATCTTTCCAACCGCGATATCAAGCTTTCTCACAGAAGGCCTCTATCGAACTTCGATTCCGATAGCCGCGACCTCTCTCAGCGAAGATGCTTCGTCGGTTGGAATTTCCATTGCGATATCAAAATTTCCATGGATATTTGTTTCAATTATCGCTGGATTCGCTATAGATCGATATTCTCCGTTTTCCGTTATTCGCGCAGGGGCGCTAATTCGATTTTTCGGACTACTCATACTTTCCATTTTTTTGCTGCTTGGGGAATTAACATTTAGCAGATTCCTCATTATCTCATTTTTTATGAGCACATGCGATGTCGCGATAGAATTGTCGACTCAAGCCTCCATCCCTGCCTCCTATTCATCAAGCGAAATACCAAGAGCAAATGCAAAAATATACCAGACTCAAATGCTGTTTTCCCAACTTCTTGCCCCGACGATAGCGGGAATATTGCTTGCGAGCGGACTGAATCTTTTTTATATATCCGTAACAATAATTCAATTATTTGTGATTTTTTTCGCTTATCGATGCCCCCCAAGAAATTTGCAAAATTTTCCGTCAAGATCGATGGACGGCAAAAGATTTTCCAATTCATCTCGCGATCCGACGCTTCGCGGCATGTTCGTCGTTAGCGCACTCATGATGGCATCTTACGGCGTATGGAGTTCTTCATTCGCTCTGTATGCACTTAAGATAAACGACGGTTTAGAAGCCAACACCATGGAATATGGAATTATGATGGCATTCATTGCTATCGGCGCATTGATAGGATCCGAATTGATTTCGCGCCACAGACTCCATGCAAGAGGATTTATTCTTATTTGCCTATCATCGATTTGCATATTTTTATTACCAATTTCCTGTATTTTTTCAAAAAATAAAATATTAATCATTATAATGATATTCATTTACGGAATTTCGCTGAGCGCGTGGAACATTGTCGCCGTGAGCTACAGACAAAAGTTCATACCCCATCACATCTTCGGTCGAATTAATGGAGTGTACCGAACCGTTTCGTGGGGATTTATGCCAATCGGCGCTCTTGTGGGCGCAGGCATCGTCGAGAAATTTGACTATCAGGCGGCATTCGGTATTTCGGCATTGATCTCAATATTTCAAATATTTGCTTTACCTCTTATGAAAAACATCCAGAGGCAGTATCAATGA
- a CDS encoding C39 family peptidase, producing MINEYRHVNVPYRSQWSSENLNEAIIIGALDPCADPAWKNSGFENENEYKFWSRRICGIACLESILDYKKIPHENRRKMLQDAIDLGVYKLLKDKSVKGLIYKPFCDWIFDRYEIKSNIYENTSIRELTSIIFNYPMIISSVSTEIRSPDSPNMRKGGHLILIHGIEQDNVYFHNPSGIPPYQRDAKLQIAEFDRFHANRGIIVDVN from the coding sequence ATGATCAACGAATATCGGCACGTCAATGTTCCGTACAGATCACAATGGAGCAGCGAAAACCTGAATGAAGCAATAATAATCGGTGCACTCGACCCTTGCGCAGATCCGGCATGGAAGAACTCCGGCTTTGAAAACGAAAACGAGTACAAATTTTGGAGCCGAAGAATATGTGGAATTGCCTGCCTAGAATCAATACTCGATTACAAAAAAATACCGCACGAAAATAGAAGAAAAATGCTCCAAGATGCGATCGATCTTGGGGTCTACAAATTACTAAAAGATAAATCCGTTAAAGGTTTAATTTACAAACCATTTTGTGATTGGATTTTTGATAGATATGAAATAAAATCAAATATATATGAAAACACGTCAATTCGCGAATTGACATCAATAATTTTCAATTATCCGATGATAATTTCATCTGTCAGCACAGAAATAAGATCGCCAGATTCTCCAAATATGAGAAAAGGTGGACATTTAATATTAATACACGGAATTGAACAAGATAACGTCTACTTCCATAATCCATCTGGCATCCCACCATACCAGAGAGACGCCAAACTACAAATTGCGGAATTTGATAGGTTTCATGCCAATCGAGGAATTATCGTTGATGTAAATTAA
- a CDS encoding threonine ammonia-lyase encodes MQTNYRSEAQKKFSGKHFKDYAEKKFETIFRRISPFIQSTPILKSEKLNEFLKCNLLIKAECLQRTGSFKIRGALNKILLSAHEASPKHLVTWSSGNHGTALAEVARMLKIPATVVVPPWIPSEKIHNILSRGADVLSAADGQDIAKLGHEIARDLGALVIPAYDDIAVIEGQATVTREMLSQFSALQPGMTPDAFLYPCGGGSLIAGAALATVDLDIPIIGVEPEAAADIKISLSKNRICKDPKARATICDALRNPRPGKVTFELMKNAVSDILLVDDKRVQTAMGMLFEHLKLVAEPGGAIAVAAVVANPHKFEGKNIVAVVSGGNVSPDTFVSALRMKA; translated from the coding sequence ATGCAAACAAACTATCGATCAGAGGCTCAGAAGAAATTTTCGGGAAAACACTTTAAAGATTATGCGGAAAAAAAATTTGAAACAATATTCAGAAGAATATCGCCCTTCATCCAATCAACCCCGATTCTTAAATCCGAGAAGCTCAATGAATTTCTGAAATGCAACCTGCTGATAAAAGCCGAATGCCTTCAAAGGACAGGGTCGTTCAAGATACGGGGCGCCCTGAACAAGATATTGCTATCCGCGCACGAAGCTAGCCCGAAGCATCTCGTCACCTGGTCATCTGGAAATCACGGCACAGCTTTAGCAGAGGTTGCTCGTATGTTGAAGATTCCCGCAACTGTTGTGGTTCCGCCATGGATTCCCAGCGAGAAGATCCACAACATTCTTAGCCGTGGGGCTGACGTGCTTTCTGCAGCTGATGGCCAAGACATTGCCAAACTGGGGCACGAGATCGCCCGTGATCTTGGTGCCTTGGTTATTCCTGCGTATGACGACATCGCCGTTATCGAAGGACAGGCCACTGTCACTCGGGAAATGCTTTCGCAATTTTCAGCGTTGCAGCCAGGCATGACGCCTGACGCATTCCTCTACCCCTGTGGCGGAGGCAGTCTCATCGCAGGCGCCGCGTTAGCAACCGTCGACCTCGACATTCCGATTATCGGTGTCGAACCCGAAGCCGCGGCCGATATTAAGATCTCGCTCTCGAAGAACCGAATCTGCAAAGACCCTAAAGCTAGAGCAACGATATGTGACGCCCTTCGAAACCCCCGTCCCGGGAAAGTCACGTTCGAACTCATGAAGAATGCAGTTAGTGATATCTTGCTTGTCGACGACAAGAGGGTCCAAACCGCGATGGGAATGCTCTTCGAACACCTTAAGCTTGTGGCAGAACCCGGCGGCGCCATTGCGGTCGCCGCGGTCGTCGCAAACCCACACAAGTTTGAAGGGAAGAATATTGTTGCGGTCGTTTCGGGCGGCAATGTTTCCCCTGATACGTTCGTTAGCGCGCTACGAATGAAGGCGTAG